The Cydia strobilella chromosome 13, ilCydStro3.1, whole genome shotgun sequence genomic interval AAATTTCTTCGTCTTCAGCCCGCTCCAGTCCAGTCgctttcgctgattagcgaactagactccacactcgcgttcgcggcttcgcgccgcgtttcgcgcatgagtgtggaggacccttcCACATTCATCAACATTTCAGAACGTGCCCCATAAATGTCACTGTCACTGTTATGtcaaatttatttcttttatttgctAAACATATAGCATGATTGAACGTTGATGGACCGAAATTTGCTCGACTCGATTTTGGCGGTAAAATACTTGAAAACCAAActttaatgttgttttttttttattatagaataAGAAAGAAAACATATAACAAAGTTTTCAAAGCAAactatattttgtatattaaatacaATGTTTGAATCCGACGATTTCGATCAGGTAATTTCGTGTACTTACGTGTACCAAAttgttgtgtatatttttaaagcAAGGCAAttttaaatcgtttttttttagatcTTGTCACAGTTCGATTTTCCTGATGTTACGGTAAAAGAAACAGATAATATTGCACGTGAGTTGGGCAGCGACAAGAGCATACCAGTTAAGCAAGATACTCCAGTCAATGTAGCTAATCAGCCTCTTAAATGTACCAATATTGCAAGCCTTTCCCCACCACAGCAAAAAACAACTCGGAAAATAATTAAAGAGGTTGACAGATGTAGCACAGAACCTATAAGAAATAGTGTGAACTCGGAAAATATTTCACCAAAACATACAAAACGGAAAATGATTAATTCCTATTTTGATCACAATGCTAAAAGAAAGTTTCCGGGACCAGCTGGCCTTCTCAATAGTAACTTTGAAGACAGTAAAGATGAGACAATTTGCCACATGGAGTTATTTTCACAGGTAATTTGCACACACACATTTAACATTGAAATACCATATATTTCGAAATATTTTGTACTCgaaatgtaggactcagttgtgtttttaggtaacaACATCGcattattagattgcccaattagaaatgaagGATTTagcaaagaacgaaaaaataccgtttttGTTCCCATACAaagaataccggtttccgatCCCTTGTTGATGCATGTTATTTTATTCAActgtaaattaaatgtcaatggTTAAACATCAGTACTGAACCATAAATGCCATAATTAGTTTTACAAAtctattttcaataaaaatccCTTCTGCTAGTAACattgaataagaataagtttattgtttaccgtgtcaaacatgatgttaaaatgatacatagtacatagtaccAACGGCTACCCTTTtcaggtatacaatattttacataattacaatattatatacatcatcacatatttataataagtacatctataattatacagttttaaacGAAAAAAACTCATTCAAATCATAAAAAACATGATCTATTAGCCACTGCTTTAGCTGTCATTTAAATGACTGTCCGCTTAACATCTTAAGACTATTGGGTAAATGGTTGAAAATTTTGATATGTTGATTGTTGATATGAGAGATCCTATTTACCTAACTTTTTCGCTttgatacatattatatatgtatcttTAATATAGTTTTAGACTGATTCAGTCATATACCACATGTCCATTAATATCCTGTACCACCAGGGACAGGTAAAAACAATTATATGCCTAAATTGAatttttactaatatttttagGATGTGGATTTGTCAGACACCTATTTTGGTGAGAAATTTGATACACAAATATGGAGAAGACTCTCAGAAGACATACAAAACTCTAATTTAGGTGCAATAGATTCTATCAAATCGGTGAAGCAGCAAGCTTTGGCTGGACATTTGAGAAGACGGAAGGCTCAGGTTGTGACTGCTTTTGTCGAAACTGTTGATAGATCAGCTACAGACCCACTTATAACATTAAGAGATACTACTggtgagaaaaaaatattattttttatttgatactgctatttgttttttatagacAGTCAAACCACTATAGTCAGTAGAAAGAGGCACAAAATTCAATTTTTCTATGGAACAATAaccctttgcgcctacattttttaaatttgccgcttttttctactgatggAAATGTCTTGACAGACTATTTGTCACTTCTTAGCGATAAgagcgcctgttgttacctagcttTTAACTGTATCACATCTTCTGtgtattttaattgtatggtgcacaataaagaatatttacttacttacctactgctaggtcaaatgtgacgttttcaatcaaaaggtaccacattgtcgcttaccatgaggacaaaaattgcttgtatctttatacgaaaaaccagTCACAATGTGTTAccttttactttaaaacaaCACAAATTAACAGACAACATAATGATTAATAAATTTCCTTTAAAAACGATTTATAAGAAACTGACATTTGaattatgcaataaaaaaatctagtttAACCCTTTAACGGGCATAAGAATATCAGAAATTAAACCCTGACACTTtgaaattaagttaaaaatcattttcatatttttgtcaTACAAAATCGAAGTCTGACATCGCCAACATtacatttctgttttttttattccatagactaaaatgacatttcatgtggtactaagaaatgtcatgtcttacacatgaaacgtcattttagtctacggaataaaaaaacagacctatTTTAGGTCTAGgggtaggttttttttttttttaggtattctgTGTATTGATTTATCTATATTAACTCATAAAAAATACTGTACTTACTGTAAGCAAATATTTGTCTTCTATTTCCAGGATGTATCAAATGCACACTCCACAGAGATGCATGGTCCACATTTGCCCCCTACATTGTCTCAGAGTACTGTGCCTTAGTGTTAAGAAGACCCACAGTCCTCACCACTGGCAGTGCCTTCAAAAAGCATTACTTGAACATCACACTGAGTAATATTCATGCTATATACAGTTCTGCAGTGCTTCATGAAGAAGCTGATAATAAGCCTTTGCCTGATGGATATGATTTAGAATGTGATAATGATATGACAGTGATTAGAACCGTACAATGTGCAAATTTAGGTAAGTTTCGTCAAATTTTTAACTATTAGTATTACAGTGACATAAACATGCATTACGGATTATGGACTATGGTAAAATTCATCTAAAGGGGGCCATAATATAGTTCATTCCTTTggcattatgatatttatggCTAGTAGTAATGATTTTGATTATCTACTAGTTGAATTGAACAGTGTACTCCTTAGATGAGCTTATAAGTTAGGTATAGTTAtctaaattacttttttttttttactttaaggaGTACTATCAACTATAAAACATGAATATTCTATTGTTTCAGATAAAGACCCATTCTGCAATGAAACCTCTAATGATACCAGTCATTTGCTAGATGATCTAGATAACATATTTACTGAAGATTTGTTTTAGAATTATATGTGATCTGTTATTTATGTGATAATCTCAGCATATTATTACacaattatgtttaaaaatgtatttgattTCATAATAGCTTGTGGTCGCCAATTTCAATGTGCATTCTTCCTTGGTACTCAAACACACCATTCCATTCCAATTTTCATCCAAAATGTTGCAGTGGTTTATATGTAATGAGACACAATACGGACAAGAGTTAATTTCGCGTTTTTAATATTACATTAGGAATATAGTAGAAcccataattaataaatacctcAAATTTCAACGCAATACGAATTTGCCTGcaatattatgttatgttacacaacgaaggccacAAAATATCTgccacgatcttatttgtagagccataagagcgtgtcacacattttgcggccttcgaagagtaacatatttttGATTGCATGTACCTGTACCATCTCAGTTATGTGctaacacaacttttttataAAGCCTACATTGTGTCCCACTGCCGAGACTAATGCCTCCCATCTCCCATTCAGCAGACGCGTCCGGGTCCAAACACAAAATTACTtagattgtaaaaataaataaaaagcctttttaaattatttatccacTTTAATATGGCTCTTCATAATATGTTTCAACAGCGTGGGAGCATGGTGGAAGAAACTGTAGCATATTTTACATTTGTATACTCTTTTCTTGTCATCTGGGTTTTCGCTGTCCACGGGCGCCATGTGGGTCTTCACGTGTCTCTGGCAGTTGTTTAACCTTTGGAACTTGGCCTGAAAAAAATAACAGAAAAGTAACAGATACCTTTTTTTTCAGGCATAGTACGATTAATCGACTTGAACAAAGGTCAGTTAAACTTGAACCTTTACACTCGGAtataaggtttaaattaaattgaacttTGGCAAAGAGTGACTCATCTTGAAACGAAACATCAAAacgtaattattttaaaaatgactttaattttttgtaaaacCTAGATTGTGGCGGTTTGAAAATAGTTAAGCCTTTTATAATACTTGCCAATTACTATGTCAACAAGCGAGATCGTATGCCAagtgttttacgttttgttagttgtactgtacctacttactagTTAGAACGTTCTCGCTATTACgcatataatataggtacttgcTTATCGATTAGTAAAGAttaga includes:
- the LOC134746598 gene encoding uncharacterized protein LOC134746598 is translated as MFESDDFDQILSQFDFPDVTVKETDNIARELGSDKSIPVKQDTPVNVANQPLKCTNIASLSPPQQKTTRKIIKEVDRCSTEPIRNSVNSENISPKHTKRKMINSYFDHNAKRKFPGPAGLLNSNFEDSKDETICHMELFSQDVDLSDTYFGEKFDTQIWRRLSEDIQNSNLGAIDSIKSVKQQALAGHLRRRKAQVVTAFVETVDRSATDPLITLRDTTGCIKCTLHRDAWSTFAPYIVSEYCALVLRRPTVLTTGSAFKKHYLNITLSNIHAIYSSAVLHEEADNKPLPDGYDLECDNDMTVIRTVQCANLDKDPFCNETSNDTSHLLDDLDNIFTEDLF